The following are encoded together in the Streptomyces sp. NBC_00358 genome:
- a CDS encoding IucA/IucC family protein, whose product MNATPAPDSPPSPYERAVCGTPVPYLPKGESIPRQKEAAQASGRPPGVAADALDPLDHPAIRIAAQAAAVENLLRCWVRENDLPAPDDGTLRIPLPASGSTLLVPVRHWSPSGWHRFGLPLLAEAPDRAPAVDAVTVAALLARQTAAGTPTANRVSAPTASPDPASPTPTSVDAATAAPATRPAAAAPSRPEPRHSDSPAGEGTDLVGRVADSVRRTAVFITDRRAHPTDTPDLFLAAEQALLLGHPLHPTPKGRDGLSEAEGRLYSPELRGSFPLHWMAVAPSVLASDSAWTERGRPVSAEQLTTRLAGPGLTLPDGYTAALPLHPWQMREVRHRQETAALLDAGLLQDLGPQGAPWHPTSSVRTVYRSGAPAMLKLSLGLRITNSRRENLRKELHRGVEVHRLLRGGLFKQWQAVHPGFDVVRDPSWLAVDGPDGRPLPGLDVMIRHNPFGPTDDVGCVAGLVSPRPYVRPGTHDPAAGGPFMRSRLAEIVTGLAARTGRSLAAVATEWFLRYLEQVVRPVLWLDSEAGIALEAHQQNTLLLLDAQGWPAGGRYRDNQGYYFRESRRAELDARLPGIGAHSDTFVPDEVTDERFAYYLAINNVLGLVGAFGSQRLADERLLLAAFRRFLTGVATGPDRLRTPLPALLLDSPVLRCKANLLTRLHGLDELVGPVDTQSVYVTISNPLHS is encoded by the coding sequence GTGAACGCCACCCCCGCACCCGACAGCCCTCCCTCCCCGTACGAACGGGCGGTCTGCGGCACACCGGTCCCGTACCTGCCCAAGGGGGAGTCCATCCCCCGGCAGAAGGAGGCGGCCCAGGCGTCCGGACGGCCACCCGGGGTCGCTGCGGACGCGCTGGACCCGCTCGACCACCCCGCCATCCGGATCGCGGCCCAGGCGGCGGCGGTCGAGAACCTGCTGCGCTGCTGGGTCCGGGAGAACGACCTGCCCGCCCCCGACGACGGCACCCTGCGCATCCCCCTGCCGGCCAGCGGATCGACCCTGCTCGTCCCGGTCCGCCACTGGTCCCCCTCCGGCTGGCACCGTTTCGGCCTCCCCCTCCTCGCCGAAGCTCCCGACCGGGCACCGGCCGTCGACGCGGTGACCGTGGCGGCCCTCCTCGCACGGCAGACGGCCGCCGGAACACCGACCGCGAACCGGGTCTCCGCCCCCACCGCCTCCCCGGACCCGGCGTCCCCGACGCCGACGTCCGTGGACGCGGCCACCGCGGCACCCGCCACCCGGCCGGCGGCAGCCGCGCCGAGCCGGCCCGAGCCCCGGCACTCGGACAGCCCGGCCGGTGAAGGCACCGACCTGGTCGGCCGCGTCGCCGACTCGGTCCGGCGCACCGCGGTGTTCATCACGGACCGCAGGGCACACCCCACCGACACGCCGGACCTCTTCCTCGCGGCGGAGCAGGCCCTCCTCCTCGGCCACCCCCTGCACCCGACCCCGAAGGGACGCGACGGCCTCTCCGAGGCGGAAGGCCGGCTCTACTCACCCGAGTTGCGCGGCTCCTTCCCCCTGCACTGGATGGCGGTCGCCCCCTCGGTACTGGCGTCCGACTCCGCATGGACGGAACGCGGCCGCCCCGTGTCGGCGGAGCAGTTGACCACGCGGCTGGCCGGGCCCGGCCTGACGCTCCCCGATGGATACACCGCCGCGCTCCCACTGCACCCGTGGCAGATGCGCGAGGTCCGGCACCGGCAGGAGACCGCCGCCCTGCTGGACGCCGGGCTGCTCCAGGACCTCGGTCCGCAGGGCGCCCCATGGCACCCCACCTCCTCCGTCCGGACCGTCTACCGCTCGGGCGCCCCCGCGATGCTGAAGCTGTCGCTGGGCCTGCGCATCACCAACTCCCGCCGTGAGAACCTCCGCAAGGAACTCCACCGCGGCGTGGAGGTCCACCGCCTGTTGCGCGGCGGCCTGTTCAAGCAGTGGCAGGCGGTCCACCCAGGCTTCGACGTCGTCCGCGACCCATCCTGGCTCGCCGTCGACGGCCCGGACGGCAGACCGCTTCCCGGGCTCGACGTGATGATCCGCCACAACCCGTTCGGGCCGACGGACGACGTCGGGTGCGTCGCGGGACTGGTCTCACCCCGGCCGTACGTCCGTCCCGGAACGCACGACCCGGCAGCGGGCGGTCCCTTCATGCGGTCCCGGCTCGCCGAGATCGTCACAGGGCTCGCCGCCCGCACCGGCCGCTCGCTCGCCGCCGTCGCCACCGAGTGGTTCCTGCGCTATCTCGAACAGGTCGTACGCCCCGTGCTCTGGCTGGACAGCGAGGCGGGCATCGCTCTGGAGGCGCACCAGCAGAACACCCTGCTCCTTCTGGACGCGCAGGGCTGGCCCGCGGGGGGCCGCTACCGCGACAACCAGGGCTACTACTTCCGCGAGTCCCGGCGCGCGGAACTCGACGCCCGGCTGCCCGGCATCGGGGCGCACAGCGACACCTTCGTCCCCGACGAGGTAACCGACGAACGCTTCGCCTACTACCTCGCGATCAACAACGTGCTCGGCCTCGTAGGCGCGTTCGGCTCCCAACGCCTCGCCGACGAACGCCTGTTGCTCGCCGCCTTCCGGCGCTTCCTCACCGGCGTCGCCACCGGCCCGGACCGGCTGCGGACGCCGCTGCCCGCCCTGCTGCTCGACTCACCCGTCCTGCGCTGCAAGGCCAACCTGCTCACCCGGCTGCACGGCCTCGACGAACTCGTCGGTCCCGTCGACACCCAGTCGGTCTACGTCACGATCTCCAACCCCCTTCATTCCTGA
- a CDS encoding diaminobutyrate--2-oxoglutarate transaminase family protein, with protein MAVTESAVVPVGAPGEPEGARDGGPGATERARAAHEGILRRQSARESAARTYARALPIVPVRARGLTVEGADGRRYLDCLSGAGALALGHNHPVVLEAIRKVLDSGAPLQVLDLATPVKDAFTTELFRTLPPRFAERARVQFCGPAGTDAVEAAFKLVRAATGRTGMLAFTGAYHGMTAGALEASGGATDARVARLPYPQDYRCPFGVGGDPGAELGARWTESLLDDTKSGVPLPAGMILEPVQGEGGVLPAPDTWTRRMREITAARSIPLIVDEVQTGVGRTGAFWAVEHSGITPDVMVLSKAIGGSLPLAVIVYRDDLDVWQPGAHAGTFRGNQLAMAAGTATLAYVREHGLAERAATVGARMLTQLRCLAAEFPCIGEVRGRGLMLGLELVDPEGPPHPTPDGPRPAAPELAAAVQRECLHRGLIVELGGRRSSVVRLLPPLTISDEQTSAVLDRLADAVRAVAQGNRRVGRDGAQGADGPP; from the coding sequence GTGGCCGTGACCGAGTCAGCGGTGGTGCCGGTGGGGGCGCCCGGGGAGCCCGAGGGGGCGCGGGACGGGGGCCCCGGAGCGACCGAGCGGGCGCGCGCGGCGCACGAGGGGATTCTGCGCCGTCAGTCGGCGCGCGAATCGGCGGCACGAACCTATGCGCGCGCCCTCCCGATCGTTCCGGTCCGGGCCCGCGGGCTGACGGTCGAGGGAGCCGACGGACGCCGCTACCTCGACTGCCTCTCCGGAGCCGGGGCCCTGGCCCTCGGGCACAACCATCCCGTCGTCCTGGAAGCGATCAGAAAGGTCCTCGACTCGGGTGCGCCCCTGCAGGTCCTGGACCTCGCGACACCGGTCAAGGACGCCTTCACCACCGAACTGTTCCGTACCCTTCCCCCGCGATTCGCCGAGCGCGCGCGGGTCCAGTTCTGCGGACCGGCCGGGACGGACGCCGTGGAGGCCGCGTTCAAGCTCGTACGCGCCGCCACCGGCCGCACCGGCATGCTCGCGTTCACCGGCGCCTACCACGGGATGACCGCCGGGGCGCTCGAAGCCTCCGGGGGCGCGACCGACGCACGCGTCGCGCGCCTGCCCTATCCCCAGGACTACCGCTGCCCCTTCGGTGTCGGCGGCGACCCCGGCGCCGAACTCGGCGCGCGCTGGACCGAGTCACTCCTCGACGACACCAAGTCGGGCGTGCCGCTCCCCGCCGGGATGATCCTCGAACCCGTCCAGGGCGAGGGCGGGGTCCTTCCCGCGCCGGACACCTGGACACGGCGGATGCGCGAGATCACGGCGGCCCGGTCCATCCCGCTGATCGTGGACGAGGTCCAGACGGGAGTGGGCCGGACCGGCGCCTTCTGGGCGGTCGAACACAGCGGGATCACACCCGACGTGATGGTCCTGTCCAAGGCCATCGGGGGCAGTCTGCCGCTGGCGGTCATCGTCTACCGCGACGACCTCGACGTCTGGCAGCCCGGGGCCCACGCCGGCACCTTCCGCGGCAATCAACTGGCCATGGCCGCCGGCACGGCCACCCTGGCCTACGTCCGCGAACACGGCCTCGCCGAACGCGCGGCCACCGTCGGAGCCCGCATGCTGACCCAACTCCGTTGCCTGGCGGCCGAGTTCCCCTGCATCGGCGAGGTGCGCGGCCGTGGCCTCATGCTCGGCCTCGAACTGGTCGACCCCGAAGGGCCTCCGCATCCCACCCCCGACGGCCCCCGCCCGGCCGCCCCCGAGCTCGCCGCCGCCGTCCAGCGGGAGTGCCTGCACCGAGGCCTGATCGTGGAACTCGGGGGCCGCCGGTCGAGTGTCGTCCGTCTCCTTCCGCCCCTGACGATCAGTGACGAACAGACGTCCGCCGTCCTCGACCGGCTCGCGGACGCGGTGCGGGCGGTGGCCCAGGGGAACCGGCGGGTCGGGAGGGACGGGGCACAGGGTGCCGACGGCCCGCCGTGA
- a CDS encoding trypsin-like serine peptidase, producing MRSIRPPFAARRGRSARRRTSPVLAAVGLAAALTLTATACDSGGDTASGRPTASASQGGDGKIQIPDDIKNKLKEHGIDVDKWKRGAWKNWDRREWLRQADDFINPIIKGLWDPARMRGADDPDRNKGVDDTDLTGDQGVTDPEPAPVTARAVRTSYHANVPEAGKVFFDSPEGTMVCSATVVEDPAHPGKSNLVWTAGHCVHAGKKGGWYRNIAFVPSYNDSGRTAAQLESAPRQEVAPYGVWWSDWAQTSDQWIEQGGSTGGQGASYDYAVLHVKPEKGNGGKSLEETVGSALPVNFNAPAVPKVSSITATGYPAAAPFDGQKLYQCTDKPGRLSVAQADPTMYRIGCTMTGGSSGGGWVAAGSDGKPALVSNTSIGPVKFGWLAGPRLGSVAKGVYDSVSAKFAGR from the coding sequence ATGCGATCCATACGCCCGCCCTTCGCCGCCCGTCGAGGCAGGAGCGCGCGCCGCAGAACGTCCCCCGTCCTGGCCGCCGTCGGACTCGCCGCGGCCCTCACGCTGACCGCCACCGCCTGCGACTCGGGCGGCGACACGGCGAGCGGTCGGCCGACCGCCTCCGCGTCCCAGGGCGGCGACGGCAAGATCCAGATCCCGGACGACATCAAGAACAAGCTCAAAGAGCACGGCATCGACGTCGACAAGTGGAAGCGCGGCGCCTGGAAGAACTGGGACCGGCGCGAATGGCTGCGCCAGGCCGACGACTTCATCAACCCGATCATCAAGGGCCTGTGGGACCCGGCCCGGATGCGCGGCGCCGACGACCCGGACAGGAACAAGGGCGTCGACGACACCGATCTCACGGGTGACCAGGGCGTCACCGACCCCGAACCGGCCCCGGTGACGGCACGGGCCGTGCGGACGTCGTACCACGCCAACGTGCCCGAGGCGGGCAAGGTGTTCTTCGACTCCCCCGAGGGCACGATGGTCTGCTCGGCGACGGTGGTCGAGGACCCGGCGCACCCGGGCAAGTCCAACCTGGTGTGGACCGCGGGCCACTGTGTGCACGCCGGCAAGAAGGGCGGCTGGTACCGCAACATCGCCTTCGTGCCCTCGTACAACGACTCCGGCAGGACGGCGGCGCAGTTGGAGAGCGCACCACGCCAGGAGGTCGCTCCGTACGGCGTGTGGTGGAGCGACTGGGCGCAGACCTCGGACCAGTGGATCGAGCAGGGCGGTTCCACGGGCGGCCAGGGGGCCTCGTACGACTACGCCGTGCTGCATGTGAAGCCGGAGAAGGGCAACGGCGGCAAGTCCCTTGAGGAGACGGTGGGTTCGGCGCTGCCGGTGAACTTCAACGCTCCGGCCGTGCCCAAGGTGTCGAGCATCACGGCGACCGGCTACCCGGCCGCGGCGCCGTTCGACGGCCAGAAGCTGTACCAGTGCACGGACAAGCCGGGGCGGCTGTCGGTGGCGCAGGCCGACCCGACGATGTACCGCATCGGCTGCACCATGACCGGCGGCTCCTCGGGCGGTGGCTGGGTGGCCGCGGGTTCGGACGGCAAGCCGGCGCTGGTGTCCAACACCTCCATCGGCCCGGTCAAGTTCGGCTGGCTGGCGGGTCCGCGACTGGGCTCCGTGGCCAAGGGCGTGTACGACTCGGTGAGCGCGAAGTTCGCCGGGCGCTGA
- a CDS encoding trypsin-like serine peptidase, whose translation MRSSGRRPAVLAATGLMAALALTATACGSGGDGPGGGSTVSASRASGGGDDTIRIPDDIKDRLKEHGIDVDRWKKGAWKNWDKDKWLSEAKDFVNPVIDGLWKPARMKSAKDPDKTISAQDAAADQGVSDPEPAPVAARAERTPYHDHAAPVGKVFFDSPEGSMVCSGTVVKDVNHPGRSNLVWTAGHCVHAGKKGGWYRNIAFVPSYNDQGRSAAELGGATASEIAPYGQWWADWASTSDEWIVGGDETGGAGAPYDYAVLHVKPEQGAKSLEETVGNALDVDFSAPSARDAGTMGAWGYPAAPPYDGLSMFKCVDRPGRLSLSPALPTMYRIGCTMTGGSSGGGWFRVVDGRTELVSNTSIGPAAHTWLAGPQLGKGAQALYERMSKEYGGR comes from the coding sequence ATGCGTTCCTCAGGACGGCGTCCCGCAGTCCTCGCCGCCACCGGCCTCATGGCCGCCCTGGCGCTCACCGCGACCGCCTGCGGTTCCGGTGGCGACGGGCCGGGCGGCGGGTCCACCGTCTCCGCGTCGCGGGCATCGGGCGGTGGCGACGACACCATCCGGATTCCGGACGACATCAAGGACCGGCTCAAAGAGCACGGCATCGACGTCGACCGGTGGAAGAAGGGCGCCTGGAAGAACTGGGACAAGGACAAGTGGCTCAGTGAGGCCAAGGACTTCGTCAATCCGGTGATCGACGGTCTGTGGAAGCCCGCGCGGATGAAGTCCGCCAAGGACCCGGACAAGACGATCTCCGCGCAGGACGCGGCGGCCGACCAGGGCGTCAGCGATCCGGAACCGGCTCCGGTCGCCGCCCGGGCCGAGCGGACGCCGTACCACGACCACGCGGCGCCGGTCGGGAAGGTCTTCTTCGACTCGCCCGAGGGCTCGATGGTCTGCTCGGGCACGGTCGTGAAGGACGTGAACCATCCCGGCAGGTCCAACCTCGTGTGGACCGCGGGCCACTGTGTGCACGCCGGCAAGAAGGGCGGCTGGTACCGCAACATCGCCTTCGTGCCGTCCTACAACGACCAGGGCCGGTCCGCGGCCGAGCTCGGCGGCGCCACCGCCTCGGAGATCGCGCCGTACGGCCAGTGGTGGGCGGACTGGGCCTCGACCTCCGACGAGTGGATCGTCGGCGGGGACGAGACGGGCGGTGCGGGCGCCCCGTACGACTACGCCGTGCTGCACGTGAAGCCGGAGCAGGGCGCCAAGTCCCTGGAGGAGACCGTCGGGAACGCGCTGGACGTGGACTTCTCCGCGCCGTCCGCCCGGGACGCCGGCACGATGGGCGCCTGGGGCTACCCGGCCGCGCCGCCGTACGACGGCCTCAGCATGTTCAAGTGCGTCGACCGACCGGGCCGTCTGTCGCTGAGCCCGGCACTGCCCACGATGTACCGCATCGGCTGCACCATGACAGGCGGTTCGTCGGGCGGCGGCTGGTTCCGGGTCGTCGACGGCAGGACCGAGCTGGTCTCGAACACCTCGATCGGTCCGGCGGCCCACACCTGGCTGGCGGGACCGCAGTTGGGCAAGGGCGCGCAGGCGCTCTACGAGCGGATGAGCAAGGAGTACGGCGGCCGGTAG
- the hflX gene encoding GTPase HflX: MTSSSSPSQDAQNSAQNYPEGLRADALMEEDVAWSHEIDGDRDGEQFERSERAALRRVAGLSTELEDVTEVEYRQLRLERVVLVGVWTTGTIRDADNSLAELAALAETAGALVLDGVVQRRDKPDAATYIGSGKANELRDIVIETGADTVICDGELSPGQLIHLEDVVKVKVIDRTALILDIFAQHAKSREGKAQVALAQMQYMLPRLRGWGQSLSRQMGGGKGGGLATRGPGETKIETDRRRIREKMAKMRREIADMKTGREIKRQERRRNKVPSVAIAGYTNAGKSSLLNRLTGAGVLVENALFATLDPTVRRAETPSGRLYTLVDTVGFVRHLPHHLVEAFRSTMEEVGDSDLILHVVDGSHPAPEEQLAAVREVIRDVGATKVPEIVVINKADAADPLVLQRLMRIETRSIAVSARTGQGMDELLALIDNELPRPSVEIEALVPYTHGKLVARAHTEGEVLSEEHTGEGTLLKLRVHEELAADLAPFVPAPALR; this comes from the coding sequence ATGACCTCCTCTTCTTCCCCTTCCCAGGACGCGCAGAACTCCGCGCAGAACTACCCCGAAGGTCTTCGGGCCGATGCCCTGATGGAAGAGGACGTCGCCTGGAGCCACGAGATCGACGGAGACCGGGACGGCGAGCAGTTCGAACGCTCCGAGCGGGCGGCCCTGCGCCGCGTCGCGGGCCTGTCCACCGAGCTCGAGGACGTCACCGAGGTCGAGTACCGACAGCTCCGTCTGGAGCGCGTCGTCCTCGTCGGCGTCTGGACCACGGGGACCATCCGCGACGCGGACAACTCCCTCGCCGAGCTGGCCGCGCTCGCGGAGACCGCCGGAGCCCTCGTGCTCGACGGCGTCGTCCAGCGCCGGGACAAGCCCGACGCGGCCACGTACATCGGTTCCGGCAAGGCCAACGAGCTCCGGGACATCGTGATCGAGACCGGCGCCGACACCGTGATCTGCGACGGTGAGCTGAGCCCCGGCCAGCTCATCCACCTGGAAGACGTCGTCAAGGTCAAGGTCATCGACCGTACGGCCCTGATCCTCGACATCTTCGCCCAGCACGCCAAGTCCCGAGAGGGCAAGGCGCAGGTCGCGCTCGCGCAGATGCAGTACATGCTGCCGAGGCTGCGCGGCTGGGGTCAGTCGCTGTCCCGTCAGATGGGCGGCGGCAAGGGCGGCGGCCTCGCCACCCGTGGTCCCGGTGAGACCAAGATCGAGACGGACCGGCGCCGTATCCGCGAGAAGATGGCGAAGATGCGCCGGGAGATCGCGGACATGAAGACGGGCCGCGAGATCAAGCGCCAGGAGCGCCGTCGCAACAAGGTGCCCTCGGTCGCCATCGCCGGCTACACCAACGCCGGCAAGTCGTCCCTGCTCAACCGCCTCACCGGCGCGGGCGTCCTCGTCGAGAACGCCCTGTTCGCGACCCTCGACCCGACCGTGCGCCGGGCCGAGACGCCGAGCGGACGGCTGTACACGCTGGTCGACACGGTCGGTTTCGTGCGCCACCTGCCGCACCACCTGGTCGAGGCGTTCCGCTCCACGATGGAGGAGGTCGGCGACTCCGACCTGATCCTGCACGTGGTGGACGGTTCGCACCCGGCTCCGGAGGAGCAGTTGGCCGCGGTGCGCGAGGTCATCCGTGACGTCGGCGCGACCAAGGTCCCCGAGATCGTGGTGATCAACAAGGCGGACGCGGCGGACCCGCTGGTGCTCCAGCGGCTGATGCGGATCGAGACGCGCTCCATCGCGGTCTCGGCGCGCACCGGCCAGGGCATGGACGAACTGCTCGCGCTCATCGACAACGAGCTGCCGCGCCCCTCGGTCGAGATCGAGGCGCTCGTTCCGTACACGCACGGCAAACTGGTCGCCCGCGCCCACACCGAGGGCGAGGTGCTCTCCGAGGAGCACACCGGGGAGGGCACGCTGCTCAAGCTGCGCGTCCACGAGGAGCTGGCGGCGGACCTCGCACCGTTCGTCCCGGCCCCCGCACTCCGATAG
- a CDS encoding M1 family metallopeptidase, translating into MSLNPTPTSARPRSRRVTAALLASAVSVCLIAASAPDPAVPLGVGDRLFPTLGNPGYDVESYDLDFTYGGSNDKPLTAVTTIDALTTAPLDRVNLDFAHGTVLSVDVDGAPADFARAGDDLVVTPAEPLSAGSPLHITVRHTSDPVSAKGQDGGWVRTKDGLAMADQADAAHLVFPCNDHPSDKAMFTVHVTAPDAYTVVANGLPEGTHRARGATTWTYRTQHPMATELTQVSIGRSTVLHRRGPHGLPVRDVIPSGDRAALEPWLRRTPGQIAWMESKVGRYPFENYGLLMAQAQTGFELETQTLSLFEKELFTEPAYPKWYVESIMVHELSHQWFGDSVTPRTWSDVWLNEGHATWYEALYAEEKAHKPMEKRMKAAYRLSDSWRATGGPPARPKAPEPGHKISIFRPNVYDGAALALYALRQTIGRPAFERLERTWVSVNRDGVASTADFEDLASAVAARDLSGFFKEWLYAKKTPPMPGHPDWKSDAPKARKGA; encoded by the coding sequence ATGTCGCTCAACCCCACCCCCACGTCAGCACGTCCGAGGAGCCGCCGCGTCACGGCGGCCCTGCTCGCCTCGGCCGTCTCCGTCTGCCTGATCGCCGCGAGTGCCCCGGACCCGGCCGTGCCCCTGGGGGTCGGTGACCGCCTCTTCCCCACCCTCGGCAACCCCGGGTACGACGTCGAGTCGTACGACCTCGACTTCACCTACGGCGGCAGCAACGACAAGCCGCTCACGGCCGTCACCACGATCGACGCCCTGACCACCGCCCCGCTCGACCGCGTCAACCTCGACTTCGCGCACGGAACGGTGCTCTCGGTCGACGTCGACGGAGCCCCGGCCGACTTCGCGAGGGCGGGCGACGACCTGGTGGTGACCCCCGCCGAACCGCTGTCCGCGGGGAGCCCGCTGCACATCACCGTGCGTCACACGAGCGATCCGGTCAGCGCGAAGGGCCAGGACGGCGGCTGGGTACGGACCAAGGACGGGCTCGCGATGGCCGACCAGGCCGACGCCGCGCACCTGGTCTTCCCCTGCAACGACCACCCTTCCGACAAGGCGATGTTCACCGTCCACGTCACCGCCCCCGACGCCTACACGGTCGTCGCCAACGGCCTGCCCGAGGGCACCCACCGGGCCCGCGGGGCCACGACCTGGACGTACCGGACCCAGCACCCCATGGCCACCGAGCTGACCCAGGTGTCCATCGGCCGCTCCACCGTGCTCCACCGGCGGGGCCCGCACGGACTGCCCGTACGGGACGTGATCCCCAGCGGCGACCGCGCGGCGCTCGAACCGTGGCTCCGCAGGACGCCCGGCCAGATCGCCTGGATGGAGAGCAAGGTCGGGCGTTACCCCTTCGAGAACTACGGGCTGCTGATGGCCCAGGCGCAGACCGGCTTCGAGCTGGAGACACAGACGCTGTCGCTCTTCGAGAAGGAGCTCTTCACCGAACCCGCGTACCCGAAGTGGTACGTCGAGTCGATCATGGTGCACGAGCTGTCGCACCAGTGGTTCGGCGACAGCGTCACCCCCCGCACCTGGTCCGACGTGTGGCTCAACGAAGGGCACGCCACCTGGTACGAGGCCCTGTACGCCGAGGAGAAGGCGCACAAGCCCATGGAGAAGCGGATGAAGGCCGCCTACCGGCTGTCCGACTCCTGGCGCGCCACCGGCGGGCCGCCCGCCAGGCCCAAGGCACCCGAGCCCGGCCACAAGATCAGCATCTTCCGGCCGAACGTCTACGACGGCGCGGCCCTGGCCCTGTACGCGCTGCGCCAGACGATCGGGCGCCCGGCCTTCGAGCGCCTGGAACGGACGTGGGTGAGCGTCAACCGCGACGGTGTGGCCTCGACGGCCGACTTCGAGGACCTCGCCTCCGCCGTAGCGGCTCGCGATCTGAGCGGGTTCTTCAAGGAGTGGCTGTACGCCAAGAAGACACCGCCGATGCCGGGGCATCCGGACTGGAAGAGCGACGCCCCGAAGGCACGCAAGGGCGCCTGA